A genome region from Halorussus pelagicus includes the following:
- a CDS encoding DUF2797 domain-containing protein gives MQIVGYETEREGDTDASGATVSETDDQRVRAALVVADEGEVRRERLDPGRTLGYSLGERRCAGALDGPTHYECANEGAPYCDQHTRTWVCARCTGSCLKDEMDCYDDHAIYLAAFAPATFKVGVTKEWRLRTRLREQGADRAAHLRTVENGRVARDIESQLAEEFTDRVRVPDKITGLHRDVDAAAWRDTLAEFEPIERFDFEYGLDLSAQPVAETLATGEVLGVQGRVLVLAQGGTTYAVDLRDLVGYEISEDESDRQLQSSLGAF, from the coding sequence GTGCAAATCGTCGGGTACGAGACCGAGCGCGAGGGCGACACGGACGCGAGCGGTGCGACTGTGAGCGAGACGGACGACCAGCGCGTGCGCGCCGCGCTGGTCGTCGCCGACGAGGGCGAGGTCCGCCGCGAGCGACTCGACCCCGGCCGCACCCTCGGCTATTCGCTCGGGGAGCGTCGCTGTGCGGGCGCGCTCGACGGCCCGACCCACTACGAGTGTGCGAACGAGGGCGCACCCTACTGCGACCAACACACCCGAACGTGGGTCTGCGCTCGGTGTACCGGGAGTTGTCTCAAAGACGAGATGGACTGCTACGACGACCACGCCATCTACCTCGCGGCGTTCGCGCCCGCGACGTTCAAGGTCGGCGTGACCAAGGAGTGGCGACTCCGGACACGCCTCCGAGAGCAGGGCGCGGACCGCGCGGCCCACCTCCGAACGGTCGAGAACGGCCGGGTCGCCCGCGACATCGAATCGCAACTGGCCGAGGAGTTCACCGACCGCGTTCGCGTCCCCGACAAGATAACGGGGCTTCACCGCGACGTGGACGCCGCGGCGTGGCGCGACACCCTCGCGGAGTTCGAACCCATCGAGCGATTCGACTTCGAGTACGGTCTCGACCTCTCGGCCCAACCAGTCGCAGAAACGCTGGCGACCGGCGAAGTTCTCGGCGTGCAGGGCCGCGTGCTGGTGCTAGCGCAGGGCGGCACGACCTACGCAGTCGATTTACGGGACTTGGTGGGCTACGAAATTAGCGAGGACGAAAGCGACCGACAGTTACAGTCGAGTCTCGGCGCGTTCTGA
- a CDS encoding S8 family peptidase produces MSHNDNGVSRRNVLKGVGASVAAAGVGTGLAAAKPDDTVEVNVGFNSERGRQAALSRADETVRTFNSIDVLTLRLPKQAVTALETNPNVRYVEENGTMEAFAQTLPWGVDRVDAEVAHANGETGAGADIAIVDTGIDDDHPDLQANLGRGKAFVSCGNGGYFGNCQFSGNNNACNEPWSDDNDHGTHCAGIADAVDNTEGVVGVSTEATLHAVKVLDCSGSGTFSDIAAGVEYVADQGWDVASMSLGGSSGSSALKDAVEYAQGEGVLLVAAAGNDGPCTGCVGYPAAYDEVVAVSSTDSNDDLSEFSSQGPEIELAAPGTDIYSTVPGGYATFSGTSMACPHVAGGGGQLMANGATNGDARSQLKSTAENIGLSSNESGAGLLDVAAALGLDSSDDT; encoded by the coding sequence ATGTCTCACAATGACAACGGTGTGTCGAGGCGAAACGTACTGAAAGGGGTCGGCGCGTCCGTGGCGGCCGCAGGTGTGGGAACCGGTCTCGCGGCCGCGAAACCCGACGACACGGTCGAAGTCAACGTCGGGTTCAACTCCGAGCGCGGTCGTCAGGCCGCGCTCAGTCGGGCCGACGAGACCGTCCGGACGTTCAACTCCATCGACGTGCTGACGCTCCGCCTGCCAAAGCAGGCGGTGACGGCGCTCGAAACGAATCCGAACGTCCGCTACGTCGAGGAGAACGGGACGATGGAGGCGTTCGCTCAAACCCTGCCGTGGGGCGTTGACCGCGTGGACGCGGAGGTCGCCCACGCGAACGGGGAGACGGGCGCTGGCGCGGACATCGCCATCGTGGACACGGGCATCGACGACGACCACCCCGACCTGCAAGCCAACCTCGGGCGGGGCAAGGCCTTTGTCTCCTGCGGGAACGGCGGTTACTTCGGGAACTGCCAGTTCTCGGGCAACAACAACGCCTGTAACGAACCGTGGTCCGACGACAACGACCACGGCACCCACTGCGCGGGCATCGCCGACGCGGTGGACAACACCGAGGGCGTCGTGGGAGTCTCGACGGAGGCGACCCTCCACGCGGTCAAGGTGCTGGACTGTTCGGGGAGCGGGACGTTCTCGGACATCGCGGCGGGCGTCGAGTACGTCGCCGACCAAGGCTGGGACGTGGCCAGCATGAGTCTCGGCGGCAGTTCGGGGTCCTCCGCGCTCAAGGACGCCGTCGAGTACGCGCAGGGCGAGGGCGTCCTGCTCGTCGCGGCCGCGGGCAACGACGGCCCGTGTACCGGCTGTGTGGGCTACCCTGCCGCCTACGACGAAGTCGTCGCGGTCAGTTCGACCGACTCGAACGACGACCTCTCGGAGTTCTCCTCGCAGGGTCCCGAAATCGAACTCGCCGCGCCCGGAACCGACATCTACTCGACGGTGCCCGGCGGCTACGCCACCTTCTCGGGCACGTCGATGGCGTGTCCGCACGTCGCGGGCGGAGGTGGCCAACTCATGGCGAACGGCGCGACCAACGGCGACGCCCGCAGTCAGTTGAAGTCCACCGCCGAGAACATCGGCCTGTCGAGCAACGAATCGGGAGCGGGCCTGTTGGACGTGGCCGCCGCACTCGGTCTCGACTCGTCGGACGATACGTGA